AAGCGGTACGCGAGCTGGGTTTAGAACGTCGTGAGACAGTTCGGTCCCTATCTGTAGCGGGCGAAGGAGATTTGAGAGGATCTGCTCATAGTACGAGAGGACCTGAGTGGACGAGCCTCTAGTGTACCAGTTGTCGTGCCAACGGCAGTGCTGGGTAGCTATGCTCGGAAAGGATAACCGCTGAAAGCATCTAAGCGGGAAACCTGCCTCAAGATTAGATCTCCCGAACGTAAGTTCCTTAAGGTCCCTTGAAGATTACGAGGTTGATAGGCTTAGGGTGTAAGTTCCGTGAGGAATTAAGCTGATGAGTACTAACCGACCGTGAGGCTTACTGCGAGGCTTGAAAATTCTCGATACCAACACACAATTTTCTCAAGCGTTATATTCGGTTGCCAGAGGTTCTTCCGCCCCTGATGGGGCAAAACCTTTTGAGGGCCGCTCCCCGCGACCCCTTTTATCGTTTATAATAACTCTATGGATATCTCTGGTCTGCTTACCCATCTGGGGGCGATGGCGATTGTTGCCTTCGTGCTCTTCTACTACCTGACCAGGGAAAGGGGTCGGCGTGAGTCGACCGAAACCGAGCTTTCCTTGATCAGGACCGAACTTGAAGAGTCAAAGAGCAAGGGTGCCGGGCTTGAGGAGAAGCTTAAAGACTCCGTTGAGGCCGCAGGCGCCCTTAATGCCGAGAAAGCCTCCCTTGAATCCAGCATGAAAGAAAAGGCAGCCGCCGTCGCGGACCGCGATTTGAGGATTTCAGGATTCGAAAGACAGATCGGTGAACTCAGGTCCCAGGTTGCTGAAAAAGAGATCATTCTGTCGGGGTTAAATGCGACCATAGAACAGGAAAGAAAAAGCTTCGAGGAAAAGCTGACTATACTGGAGGATGCGAAAAAAAGACTGGGTGACGAATTTGAGAACTTGGGAAACAGGATCTTCGAGGATACGACAAAGAAATTCACCGACAAAAACAAGGCGGACATGGAGACTCTCCTTAATCCCCTCCGCGAGCAGATAAAGGATTTCGAGAAGAAGGTCACCGATACACACAAGGAAGCCAGCACCGACAGAGCCTCCCTTAAAGCCCATATAGAGAATCTTAAGAACCTGGGCGAGCAGATGAGCCAGGAAGCCCTCAATCTTACTACCGCTCTCAAGGGAGAATCTCAGGCCCAAGGTGCCTGGGGGGAAATAGTGCTTGAAAAGGCGCTTGAGATGTCAGGGCTCTCCGAAGACAAGGAGTATCACTCCCAGTCAAGCTACAAGGGGGGCAACGGCAATACCCTCCGACCCGACGTGATCGTTCATCTCCCCGAGGGAAAAGATGTCATAATCGACTCCAAGGTATCTCTTACGGCTTACGAAAGATACGTCTCCTGCGAAGATGAGGAGGAAAGAAAAGATTACCTGAAGCAGCATGTCCTCTCGTTTCGAAACCACATAAAGGAACTCAGCGACAAGGGATATGAGAATATCCCCGAAATCAGAAGCCTTAACTACGTTTTGATGTTCGTTCCGCTTGAATCCGCTTTCATGCTGGCCATAGAGACGGAGAGGGATCTTTACTCCGAGGCTTTTGAGAAGAACGTGATAATTGTCTGTCCCTCGACTCTTCTCGCGACGCTCAGAACCATACACAGCATCTGGCAGTTTGAGTACCAGAACGCAAACGCCAGGGAAATAGCCGAAAGCGCCGGGAGGATGTACGACAAGTTCGTAACTTTCGTTGAGCACCTAAAGGATGTGGGAAGACGGATAGAACAGTCTGACAAAGCTTACCAAAGCGCGATGAACAGTCTTTTCGAAGGGAAGGGCAACCTCGTAAAAAGAGCCTTGGATTTAAAGGAGTTAGGAATTAAAACCTCGAAAGAGCTTCCCACGGACCTCTCGGAGAAATCCCGCCTCTCTGGGTATGCCGTTTCCCCCGGCAAAGAGACGGATAACGGGTCGCAATGATCCTTTCGATTTAGAAAAAGGGGGGAAATCGTGTACGATTCCACCCCTAATTTCCATACATAAGGAGTAAAGCAGATTGTTTGAAAATTCTCTTAAAGGCAGTTGGGCGCTTGTGCTCGGCTCTTCAAGCGGTTTCGGGGAGGCCTGCAGTCTTGAGCTGGCGCGGCGGGGAATGAATATCTTCGGCGTGCACCTTGACCGCAGGGGAACCATGGCAAAGGTAGAAGGGATAGTGGAGGAGATAAAAAGCACGGGAAGCGAAGTGAAATTCTACAACGTGAACGTTGCCGACGCTGAGAAGAGGCAGGAGGTTATCGCGGATATAAAAGACGTGGTGCAGCAGGATGGCTCTCAGGTAAAGGTGATGATCCACTCCGTAGCGTTCGGTACGCTCAAGCGCTACGTCGCGGACGAACGCAGGGATGTTCTTAACACCAAGAACATTGACATGACCTTGGACGTGATGGCCCACAGCATCGTTTACTGGGCGCAGGATCTCGTTATGGAGGGAATAATGGGCGAGGGCGGGAGAATATTCGCCATGACGAGCGCGGGGAGTCACAAGGTCTGGCCCACTTACGGCGCGGTATCGGCCGCAAAGGCGGCCATAGAGGCCCACATACGCCAGCTTGCCGTTGAACTCGCGCCCCAAGGGATTACCGCGAACTCAATAATGGCGGGCGTAACGGACACTCCCGCTCTCAGAAAAATTCCTGAAAATGACAAACTCATCGATCATGCTCTCAGGGCAAACCCTTCGGGAAGACTGACGACCACAGAAGACGTGGCAAAAGCCATTGTGCTTCTCTCCCTTGACGAAGCCTCCTGGATCACGGGCAACGTGATAGGGGTTGACGGCGGAGAAGACCTTGTCTAATAGGTTCGATTAATATAAAGTTTAAAGACCATGTCAATTTATGGCAGAAACAAGGATGCGGATTTAGGAATTTTTCTGCTCAGGATAGGTTTCGGTTTCTCGATGCTTATTTTCCACGGCTACGGGAAGCTGGTCGGAGGCCCCGAGAGATGGACTAAGATCGGGGGGTCATTACAGACCTTCGGTATTGATTTTTACCCGGTTTTCTGGGGGTTTATGGCGGCTTTTGCCGAGTTTTTCTGTTCGGCTTTCATAATCGCGGGAATTTTCTTTGTACCCGCGACTTTTCTTCTGTCCGTTAACATGATCGTAGCGGTTCTCTTTCACCTCTATCTTCCGGAAGAGTCACCCGCGGCGGGATGGCAGGGAGCTTCAAACGCAATTGAATATCTCTTTGCTTATGTAGCGTTGATGATTACCGGTCCTGGAAGATACAAGATAAACCTGGGCTGACGGCCTTCGTTGGTTTTTTCATCCAAACAGGCTTTATGATGCTGTTTCGGAGCAAAAAATCCTTGAGAAAAAGGGTGAGAAGCATTTAGTTAAGGTTGCTTCCGTACATAGAGCCGAAAGTGTACGGATAAAAGTAGATAAAGCCCCGCAAGTTTAATTTGAAGACAAAGAGATCTTGGATTTTTAAAAGCGTAAGCTATAACCATGTCCAAAAACCGTAGAATCAGTTCCTTTATCTTACTTGCGGCCATAATGTCAGTTGCTTTGCTGCTGTCCGGCTGCCAAACTCTGCATTGGAACGAAAAATGGCAGAGCAACTTTATTGATCAAATGGCTGTGGCCAGAGACAGTCAGATGCTTAAAAACCTGGTGCGCATGCGCTATGGAACACCCCCTGTATTTACAACTGTTGGAACGGTAACGGAGAAATACAAACAGGCACCGAGTCAAATTTCATTAACCGGTGCGGTAACCAGCGTTCTTGGCTCCTCAGTAGACGAGAGTGTGAAAAACGAAAATAATCTCTTGGGACAGGTGGGAATAGGAGGCACCCGTGAAACTACCCTTCAATACAGTCCGCTTACCGGCAAGAAACTGAATGAGACCATGAATCAACGTTTGGGGCTGGAGACGGTGTTTTATCTTACCCAATCCGGGTTTTCGATAGAACGCGTTCTAGCAATAACGGTTGAGCGTTTCGGTCCTGCATTAAATGCCCCGTTTGCATCCGGACCTACGCCGGATTATCTGCCAGAGCAGGAAGAATTCGACAAATACGAAGATGTACTTGTCGCGTTAAAAAATTTGAGACAACAAAATAAAGTAAGATTTTTCGAAGCCAGCCCTGATGAGATCTGCTCCTCTACTAAAATCGAAGGAGAATCGACGAAAAAAGAAAAACAGCCCAAAAAAATAATGGCCTGCTTTTTGGATGACAACTTCGATTGCTTGCGCGGAAACAATAATGACCCGCAATGGAAAGAGTTGACGAGTCTTTTGAAGATTAAAGATGGAAAA
Above is a genomic segment from Candidatus Dadabacteria bacterium containing:
- the rmuC gene encoding DNA recombination protein RmuC — encoded protein: MDISGLLTHLGAMAIVAFVLFYYLTRERGRRESTETELSLIRTELEESKSKGAGLEEKLKDSVEAAGALNAEKASLESSMKEKAAAVADRDLRISGFERQIGELRSQVAEKEIILSGLNATIEQERKSFEEKLTILEDAKKRLGDEFENLGNRIFEDTTKKFTDKNKADMETLLNPLREQIKDFEKKVTDTHKEASTDRASLKAHIENLKNLGEQMSQEALNLTTALKGESQAQGAWGEIVLEKALEMSGLSEDKEYHSQSSYKGGNGNTLRPDVIVHLPEGKDVIIDSKVSLTAYERYVSCEDEEERKDYLKQHVLSFRNHIKELSDKGYENIPEIRSLNYVLMFVPLESAFMLAIETERDLYSEAFEKNVIIVCPSTLLATLRTIHSIWQFEYQNANAREIAESAGRMYDKFVTFVEHLKDVGRRIEQSDKAYQSAMNSLFEGKGNLVKRALDLKELGIKTSKELPTDLSEKSRLSGYAVSPGKETDNGSQ
- a CDS encoding SDR family oxidoreductase, encoding MFENSLKGSWALVLGSSSGFGEACSLELARRGMNIFGVHLDRRGTMAKVEGIVEEIKSTGSEVKFYNVNVADAEKRQEVIADIKDVVQQDGSQVKVMIHSVAFGTLKRYVADERRDVLNTKNIDMTLDVMAHSIVYWAQDLVMEGIMGEGGRIFAMTSAGSHKVWPTYGAVSAAKAAIEAHIRQLAVELAPQGITANSIMAGVTDTPALRKIPENDKLIDHALRANPSGRLTTTEDVAKAIVLLSLDEASWITGNVIGVDGGEDLV
- a CDS encoding DoxX family protein produces the protein MSIYGRNKDADLGIFLLRIGFGFSMLIFHGYGKLVGGPERWTKIGGSLQTFGIDFYPVFWGFMAAFAEFFCSAFIIAGIFFVPATFLLSVNMIVAVLFHLYLPEESPAAGWQGASNAIEYLFAYVALMITGPGRYKINLG